One segment of Marvinbryantia formatexigens DSM 14469 DNA contains the following:
- a CDS encoding ATP-binding cassette domain-containing protein, which produces MLECREITKVYGRKTAVDHVSFKLEQGKIYAMLGPNGSGKTTLMKMAVGLVKPNSGGFYYNGEPVGPRSRREVAYMSTEPYFYSWMTIKDVGKYYDDFFDDFSMEHYGRLIERMELSEDMKTKSLSSGMMAKLKIAVTMARQAKVYLLDEPLNGIDLLARDEIIRSVLEAAGEDTTLVISSHLVDELEKVVDAAIFMKESHLVEMVGVEALREERGKSVVDLYREIYGHGGEATC; this is translated from the coding sequence ATGTTGGAATGCAGGGAAATCACAAAGGTTTATGGCAGAAAAACAGCGGTGGACCATGTTTCCTTTAAGCTGGAGCAGGGCAAAATCTACGCGATGCTTGGTCCGAACGGAAGCGGCAAGACCACGCTGATGAAAATGGCGGTCGGGCTGGTGAAGCCAAATAGCGGCGGCTTCTATTATAACGGGGAGCCGGTCGGACCCAGGAGCCGCCGGGAGGTGGCATATATGTCCACGGAGCCATATTTTTACAGCTGGATGACCATAAAGGACGTGGGAAAATATTACGATGACTTTTTTGACGACTTCTCTATGGAGCATTACGGGCGGCTGATAGAGCGGATGGAGCTTTCGGAGGATATGAAGACCAAAAGCCTTTCCTCCGGTATGATGGCGAAGCTGAAAATAGCCGTCACGATGGCACGGCAGGCAAAGGTATATCTGCTGGACGAACCGCTCAACGGCATCGATCTGCTGGCGCGGGATGAGATCATCCGCAGTGTGCTGGAGGCGGCGGGCGAGGACACTACGCTGGTGATCTCCAGTCACCTGGTCGACGAGCTGGAGAAGGTGGTGGACGCCGCTATCTTTATGAAGGAAAGCCACCTGGTGGAAATGGTCGGCGTGGAGGCGCTGCGCGAGGAGCGTGGGAAATCCGTGGTAGATCTGTACCGGGAAATTTATGGACATGGAGGGGAAGCAACATGCTGA
- a CDS encoding ROK family transcriptional regulator, which translates to MARMTGKNNLTSKQFNRGLLLKLIATQNCRTRIELSKATGLTKMTVTNIVSEFIQQGLVAEREEVQTEVCGRNPILLEISGKAPKVIGLLIFRDRIEAVLCTLSMQKLASESIHFDSLTKEQLYAHCFSVIDRLLEKEKNIFGIGVAAIGPVDIWKGVILNPPRFYGIQNVPVREALEKRYALPVFFDHDNNSAALAELLFGIGRNVQDFLFVGISNGIGSGIVSGGRVYHSHRGLPPEIGHISIDRRGPLCACGNRGCLELYANTHIVLEKLRAAKGRAFSGERCAGPGDALSANFCRAEEGASFADFCREEGASFADFCRAPQTAETEEIFEEMLQDVSAALVTSVNILHPEMIVLGHDCIDWDERLVGRLEELVNERKVVHDQRPLPVKKAYFGKEAQLIGAACNAVDQMFRGFV; encoded by the coding sequence ATGGCACGGATGACGGGCAAAAATAATCTTACATCAAAGCAGTTCAACAGAGGTCTCTTGCTGAAGCTGATAGCGACACAGAACTGCCGGACGCGCATCGAGCTGTCAAAGGCGACCGGTCTGACCAAGATGACCGTCACCAATATCGTTTCGGAATTTATACAGCAGGGGCTGGTTGCCGAGCGTGAGGAGGTGCAGACGGAGGTCTGCGGAAGAAATCCGATACTGCTGGAAATCTCCGGAAAGGCGCCAAAGGTAATCGGGCTTCTGATTTTCCGCGACCGTATAGAGGCGGTGCTGTGCACGCTTTCCATGCAAAAGCTGGCGTCGGAGAGCATTCATTTTGATTCGCTGACTAAGGAGCAGCTATATGCGCACTGTTTTTCCGTGATTGACAGGCTGCTGGAAAAAGAAAAAAATATTTTTGGCATTGGCGTGGCGGCAATCGGTCCGGTGGACATCTGGAAGGGCGTGATTTTAAATCCGCCGCGGTTTTACGGGATACAGAATGTACCTGTCCGGGAGGCACTGGAAAAAAGGTATGCGCTGCCGGTGTTTTTCGACCATGACAACAACAGCGCCGCGCTGGCAGAGCTTCTGTTCGGAATCGGAAGAAACGTGCAGGATTTTCTGTTTGTGGGGATTTCCAACGGTATCGGCTCCGGAATCGTCAGCGGCGGGCGGGTCTATCACAGCCACCGCGGACTTCCGCCCGAAATCGGGCACATCAGCATCGACCGCAGAGGTCCGCTGTGCGCCTGCGGAAACCGGGGGTGTCTGGAGCTGTACGCCAATACACATATTGTTCTGGAAAAGCTGCGGGCGGCAAAGGGACGTGCTTTTTCCGGTGAGCGCTGCGCCGGTCCGGGGGACGCTCTTTCGGCAAACTTCTGCCGGGCGGAGGAAGGGGCTTCTTTTGCTGACTTCTGCCGGGAGGAGGGTGCTTCCTTCGCTGACTTCTGCCGGGCGCCGCAGACGGCGGAGACAGAGGAAATCTTTGAGGAAATGCTGCAGGACGTCAGCGCCGCGCTTGTTACCAGCGTCAATATTCTGCACCCGGAAATGATTGTGCTCGGTCATGACTGCATCGACTGGGACGAACGTCTTGTCGGCAGGCTGGAGGAGCTGGTAAACGAGCGGAAGGTCGTGCACGACCAGCGTCCGCTTCCGGTAAAAAAAGCGTATTTCGGGAAAGAGGCGCAGCTTATCGGGGCGGCGTGCAATGCGGTGGACCAGATGTTCAGGGGATTCGTCTGA
- a CDS encoding threonine aldolase family protein has protein sequence MVSFENDYIAGAHPQVLKRLMETNLEPLSGYGADLYSERAKEKIRAACGCPQAEVEFLVGGTQTNAVVISSMLKDYEGVIAAKTGHVSVHEAGAIEYTGHKVLEIAQEEGKIRADALRAYLEAYYADENFEHMVFPGMVYISWPTEYGTLYSKKELQEIAGVCHAYQIPLYVDGARLGYGLMSREADITLPELAQICDVFYIGGTKVGALCGEAVVFTKGNKPAHFLTSVKKRGALLAKGRLTGVQFDALFTDDLYFKIGRHAIEKAEELKALFHSKNMDIYLESPTNQQFIILENRRMEELKEQVAFSFWEKLDENHTVVRFVTGWSTTDEDLEALQKLL, from the coding sequence ATGGTTTCATTTGAAAATGATTATATTGCCGGGGCGCATCCCCAGGTGCTGAAAAGACTGATGGAAACAAATCTGGAGCCGCTTTCCGGCTACGGAGCCGATTTATACAGTGAGCGCGCGAAGGAAAAAATCCGTGCGGCGTGCGGATGCCCGCAGGCGGAAGTGGAATTTCTGGTGGGCGGCACGCAGACGAACGCTGTCGTCATATCCTCCATGCTGAAGGATTATGAGGGCGTCATTGCGGCAAAAACCGGTCATGTGAGCGTACATGAGGCAGGCGCCATCGAATACACCGGACACAAGGTGCTGGAAATTGCGCAGGAAGAGGGAAAAATCCGGGCGGATGCGCTGCGCGCATATCTGGAAGCCTACTATGCCGACGAAAACTTTGAGCACATGGTTTTTCCGGGAATGGTCTATATTTCCTGGCCCACGGAGTACGGCACGCTTTATTCCAAAAAGGAGCTGCAGGAGATTGCCGGCGTGTGCCATGCATATCAGATTCCGCTCTACGTGGACGGCGCGCGTCTGGGCTACGGTCTGATGAGCCGCGAGGCGGACATCACGCTGCCGGAGCTGGCGCAGATCTGTGACGTTTTCTACATCGGCGGCACCAAGGTGGGCGCTCTCTGCGGGGAGGCGGTGGTTTTCACAAAGGGCAATAAGCCGGCGCATTTTCTGACGTCTGTGAAAAAACGGGGCGCGCTGCTTGCCAAGGGACGTCTGACGGGCGTGCAGTTTGACGCGCTGTTTACGGATGATTTGTATTTTAAAATCGGTCGTCATGCCATTGAAAAAGCGGAGGAGCTGAAAGCGCTTTTTCACAGCAAAAATATGGATATTTACCTGGAATCTCCCACAAACCAGCAGTTTATTATTCTGGAAAACCGGCGGATGGAGGAGCTGAAGGAGCAGGTAGCTTTCAGCTTCTGGGAAAAGCTGGATGAAAATCATACGGTGGTGCGTTTTGTGACAGGCTGGTCCACCACGGATGAGGATCTGGAAGCGCTGCAAAAGCTTCTGTGA
- a CDS encoding 3'-5' exoribonuclease YhaM family protein, whose translation MKFIENFKEGDRINDIYLCKHRQAAVTKNGKPYENVILQDKTGTIDSKIWEPNSGGIEEFEAMDYVEVVGDVSNFQGALQLSIKRVRRAQEGEYNPQDYLPVSEKDVDEMYSELCQILGTVQNPYLEQLLAMYFENNEAFEKAFKFHSAAKAVHHGFVGGLLEHTLGVVKLCDFYCRQYPDLNRDLLLTAAAFHDIGKMKELSVFPENDYTDDGQLLGHIYMGTELVRASIRRIPNFPKRLSAELCHCILAHHGELEYGSPKKPALIEAVALTMADNTDAKLESFREVIKSAGDNNGWLGFNRIFDSNVRKTSR comes from the coding sequence ATGAAATTTATTGAGAATTTTAAAGAGGGAGACCGTATTAATGATATTTACCTGTGCAAGCACAGGCAGGCGGCAGTGACGAAAAACGGCAAGCCGTATGAAAATGTGATTCTGCAGGACAAGACCGGCACGATTGATTCCAAGATATGGGAGCCGAATTCGGGCGGCATTGAAGAATTTGAGGCGATGGATTATGTGGAGGTCGTGGGCGACGTGAGCAACTTCCAGGGGGCGCTGCAGCTTTCCATCAAGCGCGTCCGCAGGGCGCAGGAGGGCGAGTACAATCCGCAGGATTATCTGCCGGTTTCCGAAAAGGATGTGGATGAAATGTACAGTGAGCTGTGCCAGATCCTGGGAACAGTGCAGAACCCATACCTGGAGCAGCTTCTCGCCATGTATTTTGAGAACAACGAGGCGTTTGAAAAGGCGTTTAAATTCCACTCCGCCGCCAAAGCGGTCCATCACGGCTTTGTGGGCGGGCTGCTGGAGCATACGCTCGGCGTGGTGAAACTCTGCGATTTTTACTGCAGGCAGTATCCCGACCTGAACCGCGATTTGCTGCTGACAGCGGCAGCCTTTCACGATATCGGCAAGATGAAGGAGCTTTCCGTATTCCCGGAGAATGATTACACGGACGACGGGCAGCTTCTCGGTCATATTTATATGGGAACCGAGCTGGTGCGCGCGAGCATCCGCCGTATCCCCAATTTCCCGAAGCGCCTTTCCGCAGAGCTATGTCACTGTATTCTCGCCCATCACGGGGAACTGGAATACGGCTCGCCGAAAAAACCGGCGCTGATAGAGGCGGTGGCGCTGACAATGGCGGACAACACCGACGCCAAGCTGGAATCCTTCAGGGAAGTCATCAAAAGTGCGGGGGATAACAATGGCTGGCTCGGCTTCAACCGTATATTTGATTCCAACGTGCGCAAAACAAGCCGCTGA
- a CDS encoding endonuclease MutS2, with amino-acid sequence MNTKVLKTLEYHKIIDRLTELAGSTPGKELCKNLLPSSDIEEIRMLQAETSLALSMLYQKGHVSFSGVTNIRGSLKRLEVGSILSPAELLAICRLLEVTNRVKAYSRKENSEEEPNALDVMFEALQPLTPLANEIRRCLPSEEEISDDASPALRSIRRAMRQMNDKVHAQLNSMVNGSAKAYLQDAVVTMRNGRYCLPVKAEYRGQVQGMIHDQSSTGSTLFIEPMAVIKLNNELRELEIKEEKEIEVILANLSGQAGVEQEALESNLTLLTKLDFIFARAQLSKSYDGSEPVLNNHGVINIKKGRHPLLDKKTVVPIDIRLGQDFDLLIITGPNTGGKTVSLKTVGLFTLMGQSGLHIPAFDGSELAVFDDVFADIGDEQSIEQSLSTFSAHMTNIVSILKEANERSLVLFDELGAGTDPTEGAALAIAVLSNLHRQGIRTMATTHYSELKVFALSTPGVENGCCEFNVETLRPTYRLLIGIPGKSNAFAISAKLGLPEDIIEEAREQLSQQDEDFESLISDLETSRVTIEREREEINHYKEEIERLKQRLEQKQETLDASRERILREANEQAHAILREAKEYADTTIKNFNKFGKQGIDSRAMEQERSRLREKMSSVEKNLAIKTQRAPAKTLQAKDLHLGDSVRVLSMNLKGTVSTLPNAKGDLFVQMGILRSQVNIKDLEKIADVETAAPYKHQTGSGKIKMSKSASVGTEINLLGKTTDEAIAELDKYLDDAYLSHMPSVRIVHGKGTGALRKAVHNYLRRQKYVESYRLGEFGEGDAGVTIVKFRS; translated from the coding sequence ATGAACACGAAGGTGCTGAAAACATTAGAATATCATAAAATCATCGACCGGCTGACGGAGCTTGCCGGTTCGACGCCCGGAAAGGAGCTGTGCAAGAATCTGCTGCCCTCCTCCGACATCGAAGAAATCCGGATGCTGCAGGCGGAAACCAGCCTGGCGCTGTCCATGCTCTATCAGAAGGGGCATGTCTCGTTTTCCGGCGTCACCAACATCCGCGGTTCGCTGAAGCGCCTGGAGGTGGGAAGCATTCTCAGCCCGGCGGAGCTGCTCGCTATCTGCCGCCTGCTGGAGGTTACCAACCGCGTGAAGGCTTACTCCCGCAAAGAAAACAGCGAGGAAGAACCTAATGCGCTGGATGTCATGTTCGAAGCGCTGCAGCCGCTCACGCCGCTGGCGAACGAAATCCGCCGCTGTCTGCCCTCCGAGGAGGAAATCAGCGACGACGCCAGTCCCGCACTCCGCAGCATCCGCCGCGCCATGCGCCAGATGAACGATAAGGTTCACGCGCAGCTTAATTCTATGGTAAACGGCTCCGCGAAGGCTTATCTGCAGGACGCCGTCGTCACCATGCGCAACGGGCGCTATTGTCTGCCGGTAAAGGCGGAATACCGCGGGCAGGTGCAGGGCATGATTCATGACCAGTCCTCCACCGGTTCCACATTATTTATTGAGCCGATGGCGGTTATCAAATTAAATAACGAGCTGCGCGAGCTGGAAATCAAAGAAGAAAAGGAAATTGAGGTAATCCTCGCCAATCTGAGCGGACAGGCGGGCGTGGAACAGGAAGCGCTGGAGAGCAATCTGACGCTGCTTACAAAGCTGGATTTTATTTTTGCGCGCGCCCAGCTCTCCAAATCGTATGACGGCAGCGAACCGGTTCTGAACAACCACGGCGTTATCAATATCAAGAAGGGACGCCACCCGCTGCTCGACAAAAAAACCGTGGTGCCCATCGATATCCGTCTTGGACAGGATTTCGACCTGCTCATCATCACCGGACCAAATACCGGCGGAAAGACCGTTTCTCTGAAAACGGTGGGGCTGTTCACGCTGATGGGACAGTCCGGTCTGCATATTCCGGCGTTCGACGGGTCAGAGCTTGCCGTCTTTGACGATGTGTTTGCGGATATCGGCGACGAGCAGAGTATCGAGCAGAGCCTCAGTACCTTTTCGGCGCACATGACAAATATTGTATCTATTTTAAAGGAAGCAAATGAGCGCTCCCTGGTGCTTTTTGATGAGCTTGGCGCCGGAACCGACCCGACGGAGGGCGCCGCCCTTGCCATCGCTGTGCTGTCAAATCTGCACCGCCAGGGCATCCGCACAATGGCGACCACGCATTACAGCGAGCTGAAGGTATTTGCGCTCTCCACGCCGGGCGTGGAAAACGGCTGCTGCGAATTTAACGTGGAGACCCTGCGTCCGACCTACCGCCTCCTCATCGGCATTCCCGGAAAGAGCAATGCCTTTGCCATTTCCGCAAAGCTGGGGCTACCGGAGGATATTATCGAGGAAGCGCGCGAACAGCTTTCCCAGCAGGATGAGGATTTCGAATCGCTCATCAGCGATCTGGAGACGAGCCGCGTGACGATTGAGCGCGAGCGCGAGGAAATCAATCATTATAAAGAAGAAATCGAGCGTCTGAAGCAGCGTCTGGAGCAGAAGCAGGAAACGCTGGACGCCAGCCGCGAGCGTATTCTGCGCGAAGCGAACGAGCAGGCGCACGCTATTTTGCGCGAGGCAAAGGAGTACGCCGACACGACCATCAAGAATTTCAATAAATTCGGGAAGCAGGGCATTGATTCCAGGGCAATGGAGCAGGAGCGCTCCCGCCTGCGCGAGAAAATGTCCTCCGTGGAGAAAAATCTTGCCATCAAAACGCAGCGCGCGCCTGCAAAAACCCTGCAGGCAAAGGATCTGCATCTGGGCGACAGCGTGCGGGTACTCAGCATGAATTTAAAGGGCACCGTCAGCACCCTGCCGAACGCAAAAGGCGATTTGTTTGTGCAGATGGGCATCCTGCGCTCCCAGGTGAACATCAAAGACCTGGAAAAAATTGCGGATGTGGAGACAGCCGCTCCTTATAAGCACCAGACTGGCAGCGGCAAAATCAAGATGTCAAAATCCGCTTCCGTCGGTACTGAAATCAATCTGCTCGGCAAAACCACGGACGAAGCGATTGCTGAGCTGGACAAATATCTGGACGACGCCTATCTTTCCCATATGCCGAGCGTGCGCATTGTGCACGGCAAGGGAACCGGCGCGCTGCGCAAAGCGGTACACAATTATCTGCGCCGGCAGAAGTATGTGGAATCCTACCGTCTGGGAGAATTCGGGGAAGGAGACGCCGGAGTAACTATTGTAAAATTCCGCAGCTAG
- a CDS encoding putative ABC transporter permease, whose product MKTHGKIMLLYLVFLFVTISVAGWCAEVAFRSVFCRKLVIPGFLYGPYCPIYGFGVVAVTLFCNHKKKWVSFLEIFVLASLLEYVVSFTFERVFHVLLWDYSMIPFSIGTRVSPLFSLIWGFFGVIALTEVEPRMRQLYQNHRNVADIGAVAGLSVIAADAVIKVAGF is encoded by the coding sequence ATGAAAACACATGGCAAAATCATGTTACTGTATCTGGTGTTTTTATTTGTAACAATCAGTGTGGCAGGATGGTGCGCAGAAGTGGCGTTCCGGTCGGTATTCTGCCGGAAGCTGGTGATTCCGGGATTTCTGTACGGACCATACTGCCCGATTTACGGCTTTGGCGTGGTTGCTGTTACGCTCTTCTGCAATCATAAAAAGAAATGGGTTTCCTTTCTGGAGATTTTCGTGCTGGCTTCTCTGCTGGAATACGTCGTTTCCTTTACCTTTGAACGGGTATTCCATGTGCTGCTGTGGGACTACTCCATGATTCCGTTCAGCATCGGCACGCGCGTAAGCCCGCTGTTTTCCCTCATCTGGGGATTTTTCGGGGTAATCGCGCTGACAGAGGTGGAGCCGCGTATGCGGCAGCTTTATCAGAACCACAGAAATGTGGCAGATATCGGAGCGGTGGCAGGGCTGTCGGTTATCGCGGCGGACGCCGTTATAAAGGTAGCCGGCTTTTAA
- the rlmD gene encoding 23S rRNA (uracil(1939)-C(5))-methyltransferase RlmD, with translation MERVIKKDDYVQLTIEDISAEGSGIGRTGDMVLFVKDAIPGDEIEAKVIKMKKTYGYARLMKILSPSPFRVPAVCPVAKQCGGCQIQEMDYAEQLRFKEKKVRGNLERIGKFTDIPMEPIIGMEQPFYYRNKAQYPIGKDKDGHIVAGFYAGRTHSIIDNRRCFLGAEVNEEILNIIISYMEKEFVSPYDEKTGRGLVRHVLIRCGFTTKEIMVCLIVNGTTLPKEEKLVEALRKVPNMTSISINTNREKTNVIMGKDVRLLWGRPYIEDYIGNIRYQISPLSFFQVNPVQTEKLYSLALEYAGLTGKETVWDLYCGIGTISLFLAQQARQVYGVEVIPQAIDDACRNAKINGIANAQFFVGRAEEILPEVYRRHRIHAEVIVVDPPRKGCDDSLLSTIIEMQPERVVYVSCDSATLARDLRILCDNGYALKRCRAVDQFPMSVHVETAAQLEKI, from the coding sequence ATGGAAAGAGTGATAAAAAAGGATGATTATGTACAGCTTACGATTGAAGATATCAGCGCCGAGGGCTCTGGCATCGGACGGACCGGCGATATGGTTCTTTTTGTGAAGGATGCGATTCCGGGCGATGAGATAGAGGCAAAGGTCATAAAAATGAAAAAGACCTACGGTTATGCACGTCTGATGAAGATTCTCTCTCCTTCACCCTTCCGGGTGCCTGCGGTATGCCCGGTGGCAAAACAGTGCGGGGGCTGCCAGATTCAGGAAATGGATTATGCGGAGCAGCTCCGCTTTAAGGAGAAAAAGGTGCGCGGCAATCTGGAGCGCATCGGGAAATTTACGGACATTCCGATGGAGCCGATTATCGGCATGGAGCAGCCGTTTTATTATCGCAACAAAGCGCAGTACCCCATCGGGAAGGATAAGGACGGTCATATTGTCGCCGGGTTTTACGCGGGACGCACTCATTCGATCATCGACAACCGCAGGTGCTTCCTGGGTGCCGAGGTAAACGAGGAAATTTTAAACATTATTATTTCTTATATGGAAAAGGAATTTGTCAGCCCGTATGACGAGAAGACCGGACGCGGACTGGTGCGCCATGTGCTGATCCGCTGCGGCTTTACCACGAAAGAGATTATGGTCTGCCTGATTGTCAACGGAACTACGCTTCCGAAGGAGGAAAAGCTGGTGGAGGCGCTGCGGAAGGTTCCCAATATGACCAGCATTTCCATAAATACGAACCGGGAAAAAACCAATGTGATTATGGGAAAGGATGTGCGCCTTCTGTGGGGCAGACCGTATATTGAGGACTACATCGGAAATATCCGCTATCAGATATCGCCGCTCTCCTTTTTCCAGGTGAATCCGGTGCAGACGGAGAAGCTGTATTCTCTGGCGCTGGAATATGCCGGGCTGACCGGAAAAGAGACGGTGTGGGATTTATACTGCGGAATCGGGACGATTTCCCTGTTTCTCGCGCAACAGGCGCGCCAGGTGTACGGCGTGGAGGTCATCCCGCAGGCGATTGATGATGCCTGCCGCAATGCAAAGATCAATGGTATTGCCAACGCCCAGTTCTTTGTGGGAAGGGCGGAGGAAATCCTGCCGGAGGTATACCGCAGGCACCGCATCCATGCGGAGGTAATCGTGGTGGACCCGCCGCGCAAAGGGTGCGACGATTCGCTGCTTTCCACGATTATTGAAATGCAGCCGGAGCGGGTGGTGTACGTAAGCTGCGACAGCGCTACGCTGGCGCGGGATCTGCGGATACTGTGCGATAACGGTTATGCACTGAAGCGCTGCCGGGCAGTCGACCAGTTCCCGATGAGCGTTCACGTAGAAACCGCCGCGCAGCTTGAAAAAATATAG
- a CDS encoding GntR family transcriptional regulator, producing the protein MEYNPALPIYLQVMTAIKHDIVAGRLALGEKMPSVRDLAIQYTINPNTAGRVYKELENEGICFTRRGMGTFVTEDEERIKQMKEEMAGELISQFLGGMRRLGISGEEAIELVGRYQAKKDADGGRDG; encoded by the coding sequence ATGGAATATAATCCGGCGCTTCCCATTTATTTACAGGTAATGACGGCTATCAAGCATGATATTGTCGCCGGCAGACTTGCGCTCGGCGAGAAAATGCCTTCTGTCCGCGACCTGGCGATTCAGTATACCATCAATCCGAACACCGCCGGCAGAGTGTACAAGGAGCTGGAGAACGAAGGAATATGCTTTACCAGACGCGGTATGGGCACCTTCGTGACGGAGGATGAAGAGAGGATAAAGCAGATGAAGGAAGAAATGGCAGGTGAGCTTATCAGCCAGTTTCTGGGGGGGATGAGACGTCTCGGTATCTCCGGGGAAGAAGCAATCGAGCTGGTCGGACGCTACCAGGCAAAGAAGGATGCGGACGGCGGCAGGGACGGCTGA
- the mgtE gene encoding magnesium transporter gives MQTMTMKKNLSGGTTAMQQPDYEREIVSVIRSTLTPKLLQERLHEYHEKDIAEAMDVLHRDERHKLYSILDTQTLADVLEYSQQRDLYLEELNIRRRVAVLSDFDVTSAVEYLRQLDKGQRDTLIDLMEDDLKKEIALSCSFDKDEIGSRMTTNYISVSEGTGVRQAMKELVRQAAENDNISTIYVLDEDGVLVGAVDLKDLIIARENTPLEEITTTSYPYVYASQLIEDCVNLLRDYSEDSIPVLDENNRLTGVLTSQDMVEMVDDIMGDDYAKFGGLSSEEDLREPLKKSISKRLPWLIVLLALGMVVSGTVSLFEFVVVQLPLLVSFQSLVLDMAGNVGTQSLAVTIRVLMDEKLPLKQKLFLVSKEARIGLLNGIILGALSFVCIGIYLVLFKGQAPLTAFSTSLCVGISLLTAMMLSSIAGTVIPILLKKLKIDPAVASGPLITTLNDLVAVVTYYGLAWILLLNLLPRLTG, from the coding sequence ATGCAGACAATGACGATGAAAAAGAACCTTTCCGGCGGCACGACCGCCATGCAGCAGCCGGATTACGAGCGTGAGATTGTTTCCGTAATCCGCAGCACGCTGACCCCGAAGCTTCTGCAGGAGCGCCTGCACGAATACCACGAAAAGGATATTGCAGAGGCAATGGATGTCCTGCACAGGGACGAGCGCCACAAGCTGTACAGTATCCTGGATACGCAGACGCTTGCAGATGTGCTGGAATATTCCCAGCAGCGCGATCTTTATCTGGAGGAATTAAATATCCGCAGACGTGTTGCAGTGCTCTCAGATTTTGATGTCACATCGGCGGTGGAATATCTGCGGCAGCTCGACAAGGGGCAGCGCGACACGCTGATTGATCTGATGGAGGACGATTTAAAAAAGGAAATCGCGCTCTCCTGCTCTTTCGACAAAGACGAAATCGGCAGCCGGATGACGACCAACTATATTTCCGTCTCTGAGGGCACCGGTGTGCGCCAGGCGATGAAGGAGCTGGTGAGGCAGGCGGCGGAAAATGACAATATTTCCACCATCTATGTGTTAGATGAGGACGGCGTTCTGGTGGGCGCGGTCGATTTAAAGGATCTGATCATTGCGCGCGAGAACACGCCGCTGGAGGAAATCACTACCACCTCCTATCCTTACGTGTACGCGAGCCAGCTTATTGAGGACTGTGTGAATCTTCTCCGCGATTATTCCGAGGATTCGATTCCGGTTCTCGATGAGAATAACCGTCTGACAGGTGTGCTGACCTCCCAGGACATGGTGGAAATGGTGGACGACATTATGGGCGATGATTACGCAAAGTTCGGCGGTCTGTCCTCCGAGGAGGATCTGCGGGAACCGCTGAAAAAGAGCATCAGCAAGCGTCTTCCCTGGCTGATCGTCCTGCTCGCGCTCGGCATGGTGGTGTCCGGCACCGTCAGCCTCTTCGAGTTTGTGGTGGTACAGCTTCCCCTGCTCGTGAGCTTCCAGTCACTCGTCCTCGACATGGCGGGCAATGTCGGCACACAGTCGCTCGCTGTCACCATCCGTGTGCTGATGGATGAAAAGCTTCCCTTAAAGCAAAAGCTTTTTCTGGTTTCCAAGGAAGCGCGTATCGGTCTTCTGAACGGTATCATTCTGGGCGCGCTGTCCTTTGTGTGCATCGGCATCTATCTGGTGCTGTTTAAGGGGCAGGCGCCGCTGACGGCGTTTTCTACCTCGCTGTGCGTCGGCATTTCACTGCTGACAGCGATGATGCTCTCCAGCATCGCCGGAACGGTCATCCCGATTCTTCTGAAGAAGCTAAAAATCGACCCGGCAGTCGCTTCCGGTCCGCTCATCACGACACTCAACGATCTGGTTGCCGTCGTTACGTATTACGGACTTGCCTGGATTCTGCTGCTCAACCTTCTGCCGCGGCTGACAGGCTGA